The Desulfomicrobium apsheronum genome includes a region encoding these proteins:
- the pglZ gene encoding BREX-1 system phosphatase PglZ type A: protein MNLSQLQESLQKIYHTEGHRIVFWHDPNAEFAEEIQSLALDDVTVIQLQQESALALKVRLETVDLNDKYLLYAPTPEPEPEVDWLLDIRLYSRTFHADRASIVMNELGLTRQAMRQHVALRSKFFNSQDRVSRLKKLIDVNDQEKDLDLKMLAVISRADQPSVFDILMKLFAGMCAEGETEYQPASPALEEIEKYDLAPFFWETMGLTFGYTASNPTLLDLLIRLLVSDFANTLKAAPPTSLEHFLLPNKSVATNASVFVSQWRSHMGHYQQYGQLSGIIAAQLGLDKLLSATSSFALTRSMTFEVVERQIIRSLRDMIVSEGAGNAEELKSLILKRKDGHWANIKLPGFEENVYAIAYLAIEAALDLLVLRTKYDEGLSYPSIQRLHRAYTTELFRFDQLYRQFHEFADKVELAGWDVLKEIQSVVEACYSGWYLTRLAMCWDSFMPGADGLLANWTVENVSKQQHFHSNFVKPILRGSPKSRVFVIISDALRYEVAEELTRSINATTRFKAKLDSQLGVLPSYTALGMAALLPHDHYGYKDGSDQLVVDGMPCGSFEQRNAVLANHEGMALRAGEIMAMSKDQGRESIRQSRLVYIYHDQIDSCGDHAASEGKTFHAARTAIEELTALVKFIVNSLNGSHIFVTADHGFLFQDQPPTVLEKSELDVKPKGALKSKKRYIVGQDMGQTDKAWVGSTANTAETNPALEFWIPKGINRFHFSGGARFVHGGAMPQEVIVPVVQVRELEGKAAIKDAVKRVDVSILGSNRKIVNTLQKFEFIQVEKVTERALPRVLVFSLRDGDMLISNEVLVTFNSTSDSMEERKRPVKLMVKKGAYDKAREYALVLRDPETQIEYDRIPVTIDLAFINDF, encoded by the coding sequence ATGAATCTATCACAACTTCAGGAATCTCTACAAAAAATCTACCATACCGAAGGCCACCGCATCGTCTTCTGGCACGACCCTAACGCCGAATTTGCCGAGGAAATACAATCCCTTGCCTTGGACGATGTGACTGTCATCCAACTCCAGCAGGAAAGCGCCTTGGCCCTCAAGGTGCGTCTGGAAACCGTGGACTTGAACGACAAATACCTGCTCTATGCCCCCACGCCAGAACCCGAACCAGAGGTCGATTGGCTGCTTGATATCCGCTTATACAGCCGCACTTTCCACGCCGACCGCGCCTCCATCGTCATGAACGAACTGGGCTTGACCAGGCAAGCCATGCGCCAGCACGTTGCCTTGCGAAGTAAGTTTTTCAACAGTCAGGACCGAGTCAGCCGCCTCAAAAAACTGATCGATGTGAATGACCAGGAAAAAGACCTGGATCTTAAAATGCTGGCTGTCATCAGCAGGGCAGACCAACCGAGTGTATTTGACATCCTGATGAAATTGTTTGCCGGAATGTGTGCTGAGGGCGAAACAGAATACCAGCCCGCTTCTCCTGCATTGGAAGAAATTGAAAAATATGACCTTGCCCCTTTCTTCTGGGAGACGATGGGACTGACCTTTGGGTACACGGCATCCAACCCGACTCTTCTTGATCTGTTGATTCGCCTTCTGGTTTCGGACTTTGCAAATACTCTCAAAGCCGCCCCCCCCACCTCCCTTGAGCATTTCCTGCTGCCGAACAAGTCGGTAGCGACCAATGCCTCGGTCTTTGTCTCTCAGTGGCGCAGCCATATGGGGCATTACCAACAATACGGGCAACTTTCAGGCATCATTGCCGCTCAACTGGGCTTGGACAAGCTTTTGAGCGCGACCAGTTCTTTCGCCCTGACTCGGAGCATGACCTTCGAGGTTGTGGAGCGCCAGATCATCCGCTCCCTTCGTGACATGATCGTTAGCGAAGGAGCAGGCAACGCCGAGGAGTTGAAATCGCTCATCCTCAAACGCAAGGATGGGCACTGGGCAAATATCAAGCTGCCCGGATTTGAAGAGAACGTCTACGCCATTGCCTATCTGGCTATAGAAGCTGCGCTGGATCTTCTGGTCTTGCGCACCAAGTACGACGAAGGTCTCAGCTACCCTTCGATACAGCGATTACACCGCGCCTACACGACGGAACTGTTTCGCTTTGACCAGCTCTATCGGCAGTTCCACGAGTTCGCGGACAAGGTTGAGTTAGCTGGCTGGGACGTGCTCAAGGAAATCCAGAGCGTCGTGGAAGCATGCTACAGCGGTTGGTATCTGACCCGGCTTGCCATGTGTTGGGACTCCTTCATGCCTGGCGCTGATGGCCTGCTTGCTAACTGGACCGTGGAGAACGTGTCCAAGCAGCAGCATTTTCACTCTAACTTCGTAAAACCGATTCTTCGCGGAAGCCCTAAAAGCCGCGTTTTCGTCATTATCAGTGACGCCCTGCGCTACGAAGTTGCCGAGGAATTGACCCGCAGCATCAATGCCACAACCCGCTTCAAGGCCAAACTGGACAGCCAGCTTGGCGTACTCCCCAGCTACACCGCCTTGGGAATGGCCGCCCTTCTTCCCCATGATCATTATGGCTACAAGGACGGATCAGACCAGCTTGTGGTGGACGGAATGCCATGCGGCTCGTTTGAGCAGCGCAACGCAGTACTGGCCAATCATGAAGGCATGGCATTGAGGGCTGGAGAGATCATGGCCATGAGCAAGGACCAAGGCCGCGAATCCATCCGGCAGTCCCGCCTAGTGTACATCTATCATGACCAGATTGATTCATGCGGAGATCACGCCGCGTCCGAAGGCAAGACATTTCATGCCGCCCGGACGGCCATCGAGGAACTGACGGCGCTGGTCAAATTCATCGTCAACAGCCTCAATGGCTCGCATATCTTCGTCACCGCCGACCACGGCTTCCTGTTTCAGGACCAGCCCCCCACTGTCCTGGAAAAAAGCGAACTTGATGTGAAACCCAAAGGCGCTCTCAAATCCAAAAAACGCTACATTGTGGGCCAGGATATGGGCCAGACGGACAAAGCCTGGGTTGGGTCAACGGCCAATACAGCGGAAACGAACCCCGCCCTGGAGTTCTGGATACCCAAGGGCATCAACCGATTCCATTTCAGTGGCGGGGCCAGATTCGTGCACGGCGGAGCCATGCCGCAGGAAGTCATTGTGCCAGTCGTGCAGGTGCGGGAACTTGAAGGAAAGGCTGCCATCAAGGACGCCGTAAAGCGGGTCGATGTCTCGATTCTCGGGTCAAACCGCAAAATCGTGAACACGCTTCAGAAGTTCGAATTCATCCAGGTCGAAAAAGTCACCGAACGCGCCCTGCCCCGAGTGCTGGTGTTCTCTCTGCGGGATGGGGACATGCTGATCAGCAACGAAGTGCTGGTCACTTTCAACTCTACGTCTGATTCCATGGAAGAACGCAAACGTCCCGTGAAGCTTATGGTCAAGAAAGGCGCATACGACAAGGCCAGGGAATACGCCCTGGTTCTGCGTGACCCCGAAACCCAGATCGAGTACGACCGCATTCCAGTGACAATAGACTTGGCCTTCATCAACGATTTCTAA